A window from Embleya scabrispora encodes these proteins:
- a CDS encoding amidohydrolase: MSVGADLVLINGRVLTVDAAFTIAEALAVRAGRIVAVGSDAEIRPLIGPETTVIDLAGRSALPGIDDSHLHACAFGATRPPLAVDVSHPAVGSIADITAAVARHAATLPPDAWVIGNGWDVGYLAECAPPAAGGAGPRTPHRRDLDAVVSDRPVLLYEFTGHTAWLNSRALELAGIDRHTVAPPGGIIELDPDGEPTGLLREGAQNLVNAAVPPMTRADRERAIRAAVAICHAEGITSFTEPGLGPGGGSLFLGAAGAETLAVYADLARSGELDARVSVLLLPLAMGEAADVLPERLSAPLPEGIGDLDPRLLRVLGVKVFADGIPPSRTAWMHEEYVGGGNGCLCMHGSTDALRVGELRTIVRHAHAAGHQIGVHVTGDQAIDALVEAFTEAADAHPREDERHYVIHGDFCTPRSLRTLAEHGWGVNMNPAIKWTIADLMDGVVGPERSAYQWPVRSAVQAGIAVTASSDAPITHPDWRRGVSAMMLRESKATGKPSGPEQCVDLATAVRAYTINAARQDFAEDWKGSLEVGKVADICVLAGDLTTATPHEIAELPVALTVFDGRIVYSA, translated from the coding sequence ATGTCGGTCGGCGCCGATCTTGTCCTGATCAACGGTCGCGTACTCACCGTCGATGCCGCGTTCACCATCGCCGAGGCGCTCGCCGTCCGGGCCGGCCGGATCGTCGCGGTCGGCTCGGACGCCGAGATCCGGCCGCTGATCGGCCCCGAGACGACGGTGATCGACCTGGCCGGCCGCAGTGCGCTGCCCGGCATCGACGACTCGCATCTGCACGCGTGCGCGTTCGGCGCCACTCGTCCGCCGCTCGCGGTCGACGTGTCCCATCCCGCCGTCGGCTCGATCGCCGACATCACGGCCGCCGTCGCCCGACACGCGGCGACCCTGCCGCCGGACGCCTGGGTGATCGGGAACGGCTGGGACGTCGGCTACCTGGCCGAGTGCGCACCGCCGGCGGCCGGCGGCGCCGGTCCACGCACGCCGCATCGCCGGGACCTGGACGCCGTGGTGAGCGATCGCCCGGTCCTGCTCTACGAGTTCACCGGACACACCGCCTGGCTGAACAGCCGCGCCCTCGAACTGGCGGGCATCGACCGGCACACCGTCGCCCCGCCCGGCGGCATCATCGAACTCGACCCCGACGGCGAACCCACCGGCCTGCTCCGCGAGGGCGCGCAGAACCTGGTCAACGCGGCCGTACCGCCGATGACCCGGGCCGATCGGGAACGGGCGATCCGCGCGGCGGTGGCCATCTGTCACGCCGAGGGCATCACCAGCTTCACCGAGCCGGGCCTGGGCCCCGGCGGCGGCTCGCTCTTCCTGGGCGCGGCCGGCGCGGAGACCCTGGCGGTCTACGCCGACCTGGCGCGAAGCGGCGAACTCGACGCCCGGGTCAGCGTGTTGCTGCTGCCGTTGGCGATGGGCGAGGCCGCCGACGTCCTGCCCGAACGCCTCTCCGCACCGCTGCCCGAGGGCATCGGCGACCTGGACCCCCGGCTCCTGCGGGTGCTCGGGGTGAAGGTCTTCGCGGACGGGATCCCGCCGAGCCGGACCGCGTGGATGCACGAGGAGTACGTCGGCGGCGGCAACGGCTGCCTGTGCATGCACGGATCCACCGACGCGCTGCGCGTGGGCGAACTGCGTACCATCGTGCGCCACGCCCACGCGGCGGGCCACCAGATCGGCGTGCACGTCACCGGCGATCAGGCGATCGACGCCCTCGTCGAGGCGTTCACGGAGGCCGCCGACGCGCACCCGCGCGAGGACGAGCGGCACTACGTCATCCACGGCGACTTCTGCACCCCGCGCAGCCTGCGCACCCTCGCCGAGCACGGCTGGGGCGTGAACATGAACCCGGCGATCAAGTGGACGATCGCCGACCTGATGGACGGCGTGGTCGGCCCCGAACGCTCCGCCTACCAGTGGCCGGTGCGCAGCGCGGTGCAGGCCGGCATCGCGGTCACCGCGAGTTCCGACGCGCCGATCACCCACCCCGACTGGCGCCGAGGGGTGTCCGCGATGATGCTGCGCGAGTCGAAGGCGACCGGCAAACCCAGCGGCCCCGAGCAGTGTGTGGACCTGGCCACGGCGGTGCGCGCGTACACGATCAACGCCGCGCGCCAGGACTTCGCCGAGGACTGGAAGGGCTCCCTGGAGGTGGGCAAGGTCGCCGACATCTGCGTCCTGGCCGGCGACCTCACCACGGCGACGCCGCACGAGATCGCCGAACTACCGGTTGCGCTCACTGTTTTCGACGGCCGGATCGTGTACTCGGCCTGA
- a CDS encoding type 1 glutamine amidotransferase: MRALIVRHDHLSHAGFVGLRLAERGFESHDVTVVPDERFHSPDVRYAFPGPTDFDVIVVLGAPWSVYDTATIGTWVGNELDLLREAVAADVPVLGICFGAQALSAALGGTVERATEYELGWHRVETDEPNLIAAGPWYQWHFDRFTVPPGGREIARSTVGPQAYVVGRSMGVQFHPEVTPDIAAAWLAHGGAAQAAELGLDVEDLRRSELGARQRAAALVDVFLTEVAKL; this comes from the coding sequence GTGCGGGCCTTGATCGTGCGCCACGACCACCTCTCACACGCCGGATTCGTCGGGCTGCGACTGGCCGAGCGCGGCTTCGAGTCGCACGACGTGACCGTGGTCCCCGACGAACGTTTCCACTCCCCCGACGTCCGGTACGCCTTCCCGGGCCCGACCGACTTCGACGTGATCGTGGTGCTCGGCGCGCCGTGGTCGGTCTACGACACCGCGACGATAGGCACCTGGGTGGGCAACGAACTCGACCTGCTGCGCGAGGCGGTCGCGGCGGACGTCCCGGTCCTGGGCATCTGCTTCGGCGCCCAGGCGCTGAGCGCGGCGCTCGGCGGTACGGTCGAGCGGGCCACGGAGTACGAACTCGGGTGGCACCGGGTGGAGACCGACGAGCCGAACCTGATCGCCGCCGGACCCTGGTACCAGTGGCACTTCGACCGCTTCACCGTCCCGCCGGGCGGCCGGGAGATCGCCCGCTCGACGGTCGGGCCCCAGGCGTACGTCGTCGGCCGGTCGATGGGCGTGCAGTTCCACCCGGAGGTCACCCCGGACATCGCGGCCGCGTGGCTGGCCCACGGCGGTGCCGCGCAGGCCGCCGAACTCGGCCTGGACGTCGAGGACTTGCGGCGCAGCGAGCTGGGTGCGCGGCAGCGGGCCGCCGCGCTGGTGGACGTGTTCCTGACGGAGGTCGCCAAGCTGTGA
- a CDS encoding GNAT family N-acetyltransferase, whose protein sequence is MRIRHITEGDWDDIVALEAATYADGALSEGRAALRSRARSSPATCFVVDVGRQLAGYVLSLPYPVGQYPDLDREEEVVFHSRNLHLHDLVVGEAHRGDGLAGELLRRVTTAARAKRYQRISLVSVGGSEGFWSAHGFHALREIALPASYGPDAVYMSMPVAADPRPHRRNPSTIRRADHPRMTK, encoded by the coding sequence GTGCGTATTCGGCACATCACCGAAGGCGACTGGGACGACATCGTCGCGCTGGAAGCCGCCACCTATGCCGACGGCGCACTGTCGGAGGGACGGGCCGCGCTCCGCTCGCGCGCCCGTTCCTCGCCGGCCACCTGTTTCGTGGTCGACGTGGGCCGCCAACTGGCGGGTTACGTACTGTCGTTGCCCTACCCGGTGGGGCAATACCCGGATCTGGACCGCGAGGAGGAGGTGGTCTTCCACTCGCGCAATCTGCACCTGCACGACCTGGTGGTCGGCGAGGCGCACCGCGGTGACGGTTTGGCGGGCGAACTGCTGCGCCGGGTGACCACCGCGGCGCGCGCCAAGCGATACCAGCGCATCTCCCTCGTCTCCGTCGGCGGCAGCGAGGGGTTCTGGTCGGCGCACGGGTTCCACGCCCTGCGCGAGATCGCACTGCCGGCGAGCTACGGCCCGGACGCGGTGTACATGTCCATGCCGGTCGCCGCGGACCCCCGCCCGCACCGGCGCAACCCCTCGACGATCCGTCGCGCGGATCACCCTCGGATGACGAAGTAG
- a CDS encoding DUF6114 domain-containing protein — protein sequence MEPRSRLDRYLPFRAERRVVRRWRRTRPFWSGMYLIAGGLEILAVPLSPLPVMISLGIAGIASLAIGVILIVAGLFMWFAARHRHFVGIFAMIVSISSFVAANLGGFLLGMLLGVLGSAMGVAWRPNRVREAKRAAEAETAAMAVLLPLLLVASVLGPGESRAGAVAPAATTTGTTAAPPAERIVVGATPPTITASFFAPVGFALAGVTTLDTARGPLRVLVLTMDSARLRDYRLSTRDGAGPGMRIDTTRLDLDGHVRIYLTRLHGCIEGLLCLDFAADGLPLPPIIPPFVFMTDVRAEQALVRTDRITTDLKLT from the coding sequence ATGGAGCCCAGATCGAGGTTGGACCGGTACCTGCCGTTTCGGGCCGAGCGGCGGGTGGTGCGCCGATGGCGGCGCACCCGGCCGTTCTGGAGCGGGATGTACCTGATCGCGGGCGGCCTGGAGATCCTGGCCGTCCCGCTGTCCCCGCTGCCGGTGATGATCAGCCTGGGCATCGCCGGCATCGCGAGCCTGGCGATCGGGGTGATCCTGATCGTCGCCGGGCTGTTCATGTGGTTCGCGGCCCGACACCGGCACTTCGTCGGGATCTTCGCGATGATCGTATCGATATCGTCGTTCGTGGCGGCCAACCTCGGCGGCTTCCTGCTCGGCATGCTGCTCGGCGTGCTCGGCAGCGCGATGGGCGTCGCGTGGCGGCCGAACCGGGTGCGGGAGGCGAAGCGGGCGGCAGAGGCGGAGACGGCGGCGATGGCCGTGTTGTTGCCCCTGCTGCTCGTCGCGTCCGTCCTCGGCCCGGGCGAGAGCCGGGCCGGAGCGGTGGCGCCCGCCGCCACCACGACCGGCACCACCGCCGCGCCGCCGGCCGAGCGGATCGTCGTCGGCGCCACACCCCCGACGATCACCGCGAGCTTCTTCGCCCCGGTCGGCTTCGCCCTGGCCGGGGTGACCACCCTCGACACCGCGCGCGGGCCGCTGCGCGTACTGGTGTTGACCATGGACTCGGCCCGTCTGCGCGACTACCGGCTGTCCACCCGGGACGGCGCCGGACCGGGGATGCGGATCGACACCACCCGCCTCGACCTGGACGGGCACGTGCGGATCTACCTGACCAGGCTGCACGGCTGTATCGAGGGCCTGCTCTGCCTCGACTTCGCCGCCGACGGCCTGCCACTGCCGCCGATCATCCCGCCGTTCGTGTTCATGACCGACGTCCGCGCCGAACAGGCACTGGTCCGCACCGACCGGATCACCACGGACCTGAAGCTCACCTGA
- a CDS encoding MFS transporter, giving the protein MFRVRDDFRRAQVAIAALFCFLGLQYATWASRLPAIKSRLDLGEAEVGLLLMACGAGAAASFPLVAILTRRLGSRLLALLSALALGVLLLALAVAPNYPVALLIICLDGVAVGCLNVAMNAQGAALEVRYQRTAMAKLHATFSGGSLCAALLASGMNAITSTLAAHFAVAAVLLALLIGYARPGLLTEDEAAPKAAPEPAADEPAPAGRRRLSMPSRITVWMGCAMAFGTVTEGAMNDWSALYMKDVAHASAEVAPLGIAVVSVMMVLARVFADGWRTRWGDGRIVRAGSVLAGAGLAVALLAGGVVPALLGFACVGLGVAAVTPCVYVAAARAGSDALALVAAMGTTGLLAGPALIGFIASGSSLVWGMGAVAVSALLVSVCATRIHWTSVTDTDTSTATATATDADPNAAEPAPAAAPADRTPLTDAPA; this is encoded by the coding sequence ATGTTTCGCGTTCGCGATGATTTCCGCCGGGCACAGGTGGCGATCGCAGCACTGTTCTGTTTTCTCGGACTCCAGTACGCCACCTGGGCGTCGCGGCTGCCCGCGATCAAGAGCAGGCTCGACCTGGGCGAGGCCGAGGTCGGTCTGCTGCTGATGGCCTGCGGAGCCGGGGCCGCGGCCTCGTTCCCGCTCGTCGCGATCCTGACCCGGCGCCTGGGCTCGCGCCTGCTCGCGCTGCTGTCCGCACTCGCCCTGGGTGTTCTGCTGCTCGCCTTGGCGGTGGCGCCGAACTACCCCGTGGCGCTGCTGATCATCTGCCTCGACGGGGTGGCGGTCGGCTGCCTGAACGTCGCGATGAACGCGCAGGGCGCCGCGCTCGAAGTGCGGTACCAGCGCACGGCGATGGCCAAGCTGCACGCCACGTTCAGCGGCGGGTCGTTGTGCGCCGCCCTGCTCGCCTCGGGGATGAACGCGATCACCTCGACGTTGGCCGCGCACTTCGCGGTGGCCGCCGTACTGCTGGCGCTGCTGATCGGCTACGCCCGGCCCGGGCTGTTGACCGAGGACGAGGCGGCGCCGAAGGCCGCACCGGAGCCGGCCGCCGACGAGCCGGCGCCCGCAGGTCGGCGCCGGTTGAGCATGCCGTCGCGGATCACCGTCTGGATGGGCTGCGCGATGGCCTTCGGCACGGTGACCGAGGGCGCGATGAACGACTGGTCGGCGCTGTACATGAAGGACGTCGCGCACGCGTCGGCCGAGGTGGCGCCGCTGGGTATCGCCGTGGTGTCGGTGATGATGGTGCTCGCCCGGGTCTTCGCCGACGGGTGGCGCACCCGCTGGGGCGACGGGCGGATCGTCCGGGCCGGAAGCGTGCTGGCCGGTGCCGGGTTGGCGGTCGCGCTCCTGGCCGGCGGCGTGGTGCCGGCGCTGCTCGGCTTCGCGTGCGTCGGCCTGGGCGTCGCCGCGGTCACCCCGTGTGTATACGTCGCGGCGGCGCGCGCGGGTTCGGACGCGCTGGCCCTGGTCGCCGCGATGGGTACCACCGGCCTGCTGGCCGGGCCGGCCCTGATCGGCTTTATCGCGAGCGGCAGCAGCCTCGTGTGGGGGATGGGCGCGGTCGCCGTCTCGGCCCTCCTGGTCTCCGTCTGCGCGACGCGGATCCACTGGACGAGCGTGACCGACACAGATACCAGCACCGCCACCGCCACCGCCACCGACGCCGACCCGAACGCCGCCGAGCCCGCCCCGGCTGCCGCCCCCGCCGACCGCACCCCGCTCACCGACGCGCCCGCGTAG
- a CDS encoding TIGR03619 family F420-dependent LLM class oxidoreductase, translated as MPAPRMILVLSENWTLTDPRDLPALVRMAVEAEDAGFDGVMVSEHIVLGPGSDIDGLMANPREYALPGNQDPATPWPNSLLLLAAIAARTTRLRLIAAGVIAPLRHPLALAQQLATLDLLAEGRLVVQPIVSWHPPEYAALGVSFQRRGRLLDEHLAAWEVLWRDTPASFAGEDYRFEDAYLVPKPYRKSGPRLWIGGSSVHPALLRRLVRYGHGFHPLGRPTDAELTDLRAALTAAGRDADALEMVGGIRPTFPDAHSPAPIALALESIPGQLARGFGTICVKPSQYTDDRAEVGALCRDIVRRVATM; from the coding sequence ATGCCCGCGCCCCGCATGATCCTCGTGCTCAGCGAGAACTGGACCCTGACCGACCCCCGTGACCTGCCCGCCCTCGTCCGCATGGCGGTGGAGGCCGAGGACGCCGGGTTCGACGGCGTCATGGTCAGCGAACACATCGTGCTCGGCCCCGGCTCGGACATCGACGGGCTGATGGCGAACCCGCGCGAGTACGCCCTGCCCGGCAACCAGGACCCGGCGACGCCGTGGCCGAACTCGCTGCTCCTGCTCGCCGCCATCGCCGCACGGACCACCCGACTGCGCCTGATCGCGGCCGGCGTGATCGCGCCGCTGCGCCACCCGCTCGCGCTGGCCCAGCAACTGGCCACCCTCGATCTGCTGGCCGAGGGCCGCCTGGTGGTGCAGCCGATCGTGAGTTGGCATCCGCCCGAATACGCCGCGCTCGGCGTCTCGTTCCAGCGCCGCGGCCGGCTCCTGGACGAACACCTGGCCGCCTGGGAGGTGTTGTGGCGGGACACCCCGGCCTCCTTCGCCGGCGAGGACTACCGCTTCGAGGACGCCTACCTGGTGCCCAAGCCCTACCGGAAATCCGGCCCGCGTCTGTGGATCGGCGGCAGCTCGGTACATCCCGCGCTGCTGCGCCGGTTGGTCCGGTACGGCCACGGCTTCCATCCGCTCGGCCGGCCCACCGACGCCGAACTGACCGACCTGCGCGCCGCGTTGACCGCGGCCGGCCGCGATGCGGACGCCCTGGAGATGGTCGGCGGGATCCGGCCCACCTTCCCGGACGCGCACAGTCCGGCACCGATCGCGCTCGCCCTGGAGTCCATCCCCGGCCAACTGGCGCGCGGCTTCGGCACGATCTGCGTCAAGCCCTCCCAGTACACCGACGACCGGGCCGAAGTGGGCGCGCTGTGCCGGGACATCGTCCGGCGGGTCGCGACGATGTGA
- a CDS encoding papain-like cysteine protease family protein, with translation MTRTSPGTGPASGRRGAAVTLAVVALLSALFAVPSAASASAPAAGSGSGSATASVATDVAAPVALGAKRLNITMQAQQKSNWCWAGAGNTIATWYGRGYNQNQFCNAAFGRSQNTECPNSQANLGNVQNALRWAGINSGSYVNGWLQYSTVQTEINANRPIETRIQWSSGGGHMHVIYGYDTAQSWVYWGDPWPSSTRYNWASHNWYVDNNEFSWTHSLYRIGA, from the coding sequence ATGACTCGAACGTCCCCAGGTACGGGCCCCGCGTCCGGTCGGCGCGGTGCCGCGGTGACCCTCGCCGTGGTCGCCCTGCTCTCCGCATTGTTCGCGGTCCCGTCGGCGGCCTCCGCCTCCGCCCCCGCCGCCGGCTCCGGCTCCGGCTCCGCCACGGCCTCCGTCGCGACCGACGTCGCGGCGCCGGTCGCGCTCGGCGCCAAGCGGCTGAACATCACCATGCAGGCCCAGCAGAAGAGCAACTGGTGCTGGGCGGGAGCCGGCAACACGATCGCGACCTGGTACGGCCGCGGCTACAACCAGAACCAGTTCTGCAACGCGGCATTCGGCCGATCGCAGAACACCGAATGCCCCAACTCCCAGGCCAATCTGGGCAACGTGCAGAACGCACTGCGCTGGGCCGGGATCAACTCCGGCTCCTATGTGAACGGCTGGCTCCAGTACAGCACCGTACAGACCGAGATCAACGCCAACCGGCCGATCGAGACCCGGATCCAATGGTCGTCCGGCGGTGGGCACATGCACGTGATCTACGGCTACGACACCGCGCAGAGCTGGGTCTACTGGGGCGACCCGTGGCCGTCGAGCACCCGCTACAACTGGGCGTCGCACAACTGGTACGTGGACAACAACGAGTTCTCCTGGACCCACTCGCTCTACCGGATCGGAGCGTGA
- a CDS encoding DUF6230 family protein, producing the protein MSARNGSASELDLGTGGPSAQTDEGGTSWRRAAALGAVGLGVVGVLTLAMAQGALAASFAVSGTSFQVSSGKLSSAGLSSYVSTNTSLDGKGHPVSMLAVGDATLSDICQSAKVKTPLGTITFKLTAGGDAGAVTAKNLIISAEDLVGDAQFGTVEIGRDASTLDKVPGAQGERGTFGLQAGDVSVAGVRSHAWSATGGTFNLRGLRVGVSLDGAGCF; encoded by the coding sequence GTGTCCGCACGAAACGGCTCGGCATCGGAACTCGACCTCGGTACGGGCGGCCCCTCGGCGCAGACCGACGAGGGCGGCACGAGTTGGCGGCGCGCGGCGGCGCTCGGCGCGGTGGGTCTCGGCGTGGTCGGCGTCCTCACCCTGGCCATGGCACAGGGCGCCCTGGCCGCCTCGTTCGCGGTGTCCGGGACCAGTTTCCAGGTGAGTTCGGGCAAGCTGAGCAGCGCCGGCCTGTCGTCCTACGTGAGCACCAATACCTCACTCGACGGCAAGGGACACCCGGTCTCCATGCTCGCCGTCGGCGACGCGACGCTGAGCGACATCTGCCAGTCGGCCAAGGTCAAGACGCCGCTGGGGACGATCACCTTCAAGCTCACCGCCGGCGGCGACGCGGGCGCGGTGACCGCGAAGAACCTGATCATCAGCGCCGAAGACCTGGTCGGCGACGCGCAGTTCGGCACCGTGGAGATCGGCCGCGACGCGTCCACCCTGGACAAGGTGCCCGGTGCGCAGGGCGAACGCGGCACGTTCGGCCTCCAGGCGGGCGACGTCTCGGTGGCCGGCGTGCGATCGCACGCGTGGTCGGCCACCGGCGGCACGTTCAACCTCCGGGGCCTGCGCGTCGGGGTGAGCCTCGACGGCGCCGGCTGCTTCTGA